A genome region from Nocardia sp. NBC_00565 includes the following:
- a CDS encoding IS4 family transposase, which yields MFAPGHLGELTRIVSFDLVDAALETAGAVRSRVRLLPSRVVVYLLLAGALFSDIGYRQVWARLCAGLPGGSFVCPGSPALSQALRRVGVKPLKALFDLLAGPAAGTRRWRGLLVCAIDGTSVFVADSPGNVAEFGRHGGGHAQAGYPMLRLLTVVACGTRTVVDVVFGPLRIAETAYAPQLLGCLRPGMLLLADRNFAVTALIEQITGTGADLLIRAKLNRRVPAIARLGDRSWLTRTGTATVRVIDAEIAVSCAGGPRRVERYRLITTLTDDKRYPAKELVDLYHQRWEIETSYFELKSTILGGRVLRARTPAGVAQEVYALLITYQALRTAIADTALATPSFSPDRGSFTIAVHTARDQLIQATGVLATTTINLIGTIGRAVLSSPMPLRRQRSSPRIVKRAISKHRAKGDIDRNIYKTQISVHILPG from the coding sequence GTGTTCGCGCCGGGGCATCTGGGGGAACTGACCCGGATCGTGTCGTTCGACCTGGTCGACGCGGCGCTGGAAACGGCCGGTGCCGTGCGGTCACGAGTGCGGCTGCTGCCGTCGCGGGTGGTGGTGTATCTGCTGCTGGCCGGAGCGTTGTTCTCCGATATCGGGTATCGGCAGGTATGGGCGCGGTTGTGTGCCGGGCTGCCCGGCGGATCGTTCGTGTGTCCTGGTTCCCCGGCCTTGTCACAGGCGTTGCGCCGCGTCGGGGTCAAACCCCTGAAGGCGTTGTTCGATCTGCTCGCCGGCCCGGCCGCCGGGACCCGGCGGTGGCGGGGACTGCTGGTGTGCGCGATCGACGGCACCAGTGTGTTCGTGGCTGACAGCCCAGGCAACGTGGCCGAGTTCGGGCGTCACGGCGGCGGTCACGCCCAGGCTGGGTATCCGATGCTGCGGTTGCTGACGGTGGTGGCGTGTGGCACCCGCACCGTCGTCGATGTCGTGTTCGGCCCGTTGCGGATCGCGGAAACAGCCTATGCACCACAACTTTTGGGGTGCCTGCGCCCAGGCATGCTGTTGCTGGCCGACCGGAACTTCGCGGTCACGGCGTTGATCGAGCAGATCACCGGCACCGGAGCAGATCTGCTGATCCGCGCCAAACTCAACCGGCGCGTCCCCGCGATCGCGCGGTTGGGTGACAGATCGTGGCTGACCCGCACCGGTACGGCGACCGTGCGCGTGATCGACGCCGAGATCGCCGTCAGCTGCGCCGGCGGGCCACGCCGGGTCGAGCGGTACCGGCTGATCACAACCCTGACCGACGACAAGCGTTATCCAGCAAAGGAATTGGTGGATCTCTACCATCAGCGGTGGGAGATCGAAACCAGCTATTTCGAACTGAAATCGACCATCCTCGGCGGGCGGGTGCTGCGCGCCCGCACCCCGGCCGGGGTCGCCCAAGAGGTCTACGCCTTGTTGATCACCTACCAGGCGCTGCGCACCGCGATCGCCGATACCGCGCTCGCCACACCGAGTTTCAGCCCCGACCGCGGCAGTTTCACCATCGCCGTGCACACCGCCCGCGATCAGCTCATCCAGGCCACCGGAGTTCTCGCCACCACCACGATCAACCTGATCGGCACCATCGGCCGCGCGGTCCTGTCCAGCCCGATGCCACTACGACGCCAACGCTCCAGCCCCCGCATCGTCAAACGTGCCATCTCCAAACACCGCGCCAAGGGCGACATCGACCGCAACATCTACAAAACCCAGATCAGCGTTCATATCCTGCCCGGTTGA
- a CDS encoding helix-turn-helix transcriptional regulator has product MADLVDVRAVRKARRAELGAFLKSRRARITPDEVGLPPGPRRRTPGLRREEVAQLAGIGITWYTWLEQGRSINVSVQVLNAVARTLSLDAAEKAHLYRLADVPTVPTAHAGTALPEELQVILDHLEPLPAVVLSARYDVLAHNKPYEALCPGFLLGERNVVRRVFLTPQCCNTYHHNWDDLRRMVGYLRGAYAKNLGDPGWEDFITGLCGESEDFASLWARNDVAVPASRTKQVRNLAVGELEMFLTSMSLPSLPHAWMQVYTPTDELAWVKLRELLAMSEEQRQRPWTEHRDRYHAAAG; this is encoded by the coding sequence ATGGCCGATCTAGTGGACGTTCGCGCGGTGCGCAAGGCGCGCCGCGCCGAGTTAGGCGCCTTCCTGAAGTCGCGGCGAGCGCGGATCACCCCCGACGAGGTCGGACTGCCGCCCGGCCCGCGCCGTCGGACGCCGGGCCTGCGCCGCGAGGAGGTCGCGCAGCTGGCCGGCATCGGGATCACCTGGTACACGTGGCTTGAACAAGGGCGCAGCATAAATGTGAGTGTGCAGGTGTTGAATGCGGTGGCGCGGACGTTGTCGCTGGATGCCGCGGAGAAGGCGCATCTGTACCGCCTCGCCGATGTGCCCACCGTGCCGACCGCGCACGCGGGTACCGCGTTGCCGGAGGAGCTTCAGGTGATTCTGGATCATCTCGAGCCGCTCCCGGCGGTGGTGTTGAGCGCGCGTTATGACGTGTTGGCTCATAACAAGCCGTATGAGGCGTTGTGTCCGGGTTTTCTGCTCGGTGAGCGCAATGTCGTGCGTCGGGTGTTTCTGACTCCGCAGTGTTGCAACACCTATCACCATAATTGGGACGATCTGCGCCGGATGGTCGGTTATTTGCGTGGCGCGTATGCGAAGAATTTGGGTGATCCCGGTTGGGAGGATTTTATTACTGGGTTGTGTGGTGAGAGTGAGGATTTCGCGTCGTTGTGGGCGCGTAATGATGTGGCGGTGCCGGCGAGTCGGACGAAGCAGGTCCGTAATTTGGCGGTGGGGGAGTTGGAGATGTTTTTGACGAGTATGAGTTTGCCGTCGTTGCCGCATGCGTGGATGCAGGTGTATACGCCGACTGATGAGTTGGCGTGGGTGAAGTTGCGTGAGTTGTTGGCGATGAGCGAGGAGCAGCGGCAGCGTCCGTGGACCGAGCATCGCGACCGTTATCATGCGGCGGCGGGATAG
- a CDS encoding hemerythrin domain-containing protein yields the protein MGNLDENVIDLLTAQHEQIRHLLDKLKTGEADKRELFTDLVRLLAVHETAEEEVVHPVARRAAFGADDIVRPRLDEENHVKRGLAELYDLGVDHPDFDKKLSDFADAFAAHAAQEESEEFPFLRKQFSVNQLERWAGMVRAAERLAPTRPHPHAGETGLANLVMSPPLAVFDRVRDVLRDLRHRQGDSSR from the coding sequence ATGGGAAATCTGGATGAGAATGTGATCGACCTCCTGACCGCTCAGCACGAGCAGATCCGGCACCTGCTCGACAAGCTGAAAACGGGCGAGGCGGATAAGCGGGAACTGTTCACCGATTTGGTGCGATTGCTGGCGGTGCACGAAACCGCCGAGGAGGAAGTGGTCCATCCGGTGGCGCGGCGTGCCGCATTCGGCGCCGATGACATCGTGCGGCCCAGGCTGGACGAGGAGAATCACGTCAAGCGTGGCCTTGCCGAACTCTACGATCTCGGCGTCGACCATCCCGACTTCGATAAGAAGCTCTCCGATTTCGCCGATGCCTTCGCCGCGCATGCCGCACAGGAGGAGAGTGAGGAATTCCCGTTCCTGCGTAAGCAGTTCTCGGTGAATCAGCTCGAACGCTGGGCCGGAATGGTGCGCGCCGCCGAAAGGCTCGCACCGACTCGCCCGCATCCGCACGCTGGTGAAACCGGCCTGGCGAATCTGGTGATGAGCCCGCCGCTGGCCGTATTCGACCGGGTCCGAGATGTGCTGCGGGACTTGCGTCACCGCCAGGGTGACAGCTCCCGCTGA
- a CDS encoding flavin-containing monooxygenase: MDHPTPEPRAEHLPIVVIGAGFAGIGLAVKLHAAGFHDFVILERGADLGGTWSANTYPGCACDVPSMLYSYSFAPNPNWSRRYGTQPEILDYLRGVAEKYGVPQHIRYNTEVLDAKWEESVGRWRIRTAQGSLTADVLISAIGPFSEAQIPRLPGSANFTGAQFHSLHWDHEHDLTGERVAVIGTGASAVQFIPEIQPAVGRLTVFQRSAPWIVPRMDWATSPIERTLLRRMPLLGKTIRAAYFTGIEGFGLVGFVDKRFRHPFEALGRWQLRRQVRDAALRRKLTPDYMIGCKRAIFSDAYYPALSQPNVEVETSGIAEVRPRSIVTADGTEHEVDTIIWGTGFGVPPGIFEAIHDTGGRTLAQLYRDRPQSYLGTTVTGFPNFFTTLGPFGAAGNQSAIFMIEAQIRYIVDAVKNMRDNNLRRIEVRPQAQQAFLDEMEQRSRDTVWVTGGCRSYYQTADGHHNAGLYPNWSFEYASRTKRFDSDAYHTEAS, encoded by the coding sequence ATGGATCACCCAACACCGGAACCCCGGGCCGAACATCTGCCGATCGTCGTCATCGGCGCTGGATTCGCCGGAATCGGGTTGGCGGTGAAATTGCATGCGGCCGGATTTCACGACTTCGTAATCCTCGAACGCGGCGCCGATCTCGGGGGCACCTGGAGCGCCAATACCTATCCGGGCTGTGCGTGCGATGTGCCATCGATGCTGTACTCGTATTCCTTTGCCCCGAATCCGAATTGGTCGCGCCGCTACGGCACCCAACCGGAGATCCTCGACTATTTGCGCGGTGTGGCCGAGAAATACGGTGTGCCGCAGCATATTCGATACAACACCGAAGTGCTCGACGCGAAATGGGAGGAGTCCGTTGGACGGTGGCGCATCCGCACCGCACAGGGGTCGCTGACTGCCGATGTTCTGATTTCGGCGATCGGGCCGTTCAGTGAGGCACAGATCCCCCGACTGCCCGGTAGCGCGAATTTCACCGGAGCTCAGTTCCATTCCCTGCATTGGGATCACGAGCACGATTTGACCGGTGAGCGGGTCGCGGTGATCGGCACCGGCGCGTCCGCGGTGCAGTTCATTCCCGAGATCCAACCCGCGGTGGGGCGACTGACGGTGTTCCAGCGCTCGGCGCCGTGGATCGTGCCGCGCATGGATTGGGCGACCAGTCCGATCGAGCGCACGCTGCTGCGTCGGATGCCGCTGCTGGGCAAGACGATCCGCGCGGCCTACTTCACCGGCATCGAGGGGTTCGGCCTGGTCGGGTTCGTGGACAAGCGCTTCCGGCATCCCTTCGAGGCGCTCGGCCGTTGGCAGTTACGACGACAGGTTCGCGATGCGGCGCTGCGTCGGAAGCTGACGCCCGACTACATGATCGGCTGCAAACGCGCGATCTTCTCCGACGCCTACTACCCCGCCCTGAGCCAGCCGAATGTCGAGGTGGAGACCTCCGGCATCGCCGAGGTGCGGCCGCGCTCGATCGTCACCGCGGACGGCACCGAACACGAGGTGGACACCATCATCTGGGGTACCGGATTCGGCGTGCCACCAGGGATATTCGAGGCCATTCACGACACCGGCGGGCGCACGCTCGCGCAGCTGTACCGCGACCGCCCGCAAAGCTATCTCGGCACCACGGTCACCGGATTTCCCAACTTCTTCACCACCCTGGGCCCGTTCGGCGCGGCCGGGAATCAGTCGGCGATCTTCATGATCGAGGCCCAGATACGCTATATCGTGGACGCGGTAAAGAACATGCGCGACAACAATCTTCGCCGGATCGAGGTGCGCCCGCAGGCGCAGCAGGCATTTCTGGACGAGATGGAGCAGCGCAGCCGCGACACCGTCTGGGTGACCGGCGGCTGCCGCAGCTACTACCAAACCGCCGACGGACATCACAACGCCGGCCTCTATCCGAACTGGAGCTTCGAATACGCCAGCCGCACAAAGCGATTCGACTCCGACGCCTATCATACCGAGGCATCATGA
- a CDS encoding short-chain dehydrogenase/reductase, whose translation MNLLKLLPTNPTFDVEDKVAIVTGAGRGIGLELARILHRRGATVAMLDLDEAEVHTAAAQLGSHAIALRADVADRDSMVAAIAAVRERFGRIDVVVANAGVTPVPATLRTMDPADFDRVLGVNLTGVFNTVRPALDDVIAVGGHVVVVSSCAAFAPGMGGSPYMISKAGVEQLGRALRVELAASGASAGVAYFGIVDTAMTHHTLDDDEFGRAADAMLPWPLNQRISAASAAATIADGIARRAARTIAPRVWEPYALLRGAINVLMDQYLSTDEHARDLLRKLEQRAGKRPRSESTPT comes from the coding sequence ATGAACCTGCTGAAATTGCTGCCCACCAACCCTACGTTCGACGTCGAAGACAAGGTGGCCATCGTCACCGGCGCCGGACGCGGCATCGGCCTCGAATTGGCGCGGATCCTGCACCGGCGCGGCGCGACCGTCGCCATGCTCGACCTCGACGAAGCCGAAGTCCACACTGCCGCAGCACAACTGGGGTCGCACGCGATCGCCCTGCGCGCCGATGTCGCCGACCGGGACAGCATGGTCGCGGCCATCGCAGCGGTCCGTGAGCGCTTCGGCCGCATCGACGTGGTGGTCGCCAATGCCGGTGTCACCCCGGTGCCCGCAACGTTGCGAACGATGGACCCGGCCGACTTCGACCGTGTGCTCGGGGTCAATCTCACCGGGGTCTTCAACACCGTCCGGCCCGCGCTCGACGATGTCATCGCCGTCGGCGGACATGTCGTCGTGGTCTCCTCGTGCGCGGCATTCGCACCCGGTATGGGCGGCTCGCCCTACATGATCAGCAAGGCAGGTGTCGAACAGCTCGGCCGCGCCCTGCGGGTCGAACTCGCCGCATCCGGCGCCAGCGCGGGGGTCGCCTACTTCGGCATCGTCGACACCGCCATGACGCATCACACGCTCGACGACGACGAATTCGGTCGCGCGGCCGACGCCATGCTCCCCTGGCCGCTCAACCAGCGCATCAGCGCCGCCAGCGCCGCGGCGACCATCGCCGACGGCATCGCCCGCCGCGCCGCGCGCACCATCGCGCCCCGTGTCTGGGAGCCCTATGCCCTGCTGCGCGGCGCGATCAACGTGCTCATGGATCAGTACCTCAGCACCGACGAACACGCGCGGGACCTGCTCCGCAAGCTCGAACAACGCGCGGGCAAGCGCCCACGCAGCGAGTCCACGCCGACGTGA
- a CDS encoding TetR/AcrR family transcriptional regulator, with amino-acid sequence MSSSATTWRGSTMASRSAERREQLVRAGSALLGGEGAAATTMRAVCREAGLSLRYFYESFPDRDALLIEVYDQTARGLVDAVTTRLGNAPADRTARVRAAFDAAAQYFADDPRRGRIMFRETLADDTLRAHGADALPTFVTLVATQLAPERAERLRADTGRIPMPVSAISGALVALFLDWLDGGVENNRDEVVDYATRLTITILDLA; translated from the coding sequence GTGAGTTCGTCAGCCACCACGTGGCGCGGCAGCACCATGGCAAGCCGCAGCGCCGAGCGTCGCGAGCAGCTCGTGCGGGCCGGTTCCGCGCTGCTCGGCGGCGAAGGCGCGGCCGCGACCACCATGCGGGCGGTCTGCCGAGAGGCGGGGCTGAGCCTGCGGTATTTCTACGAGAGCTTCCCCGATCGTGACGCCCTGCTCATCGAGGTCTACGACCAAACGGCGCGCGGGCTGGTCGATGCCGTCACCACCCGCCTCGGCAATGCTCCGGCCGACCGAACCGCCCGCGTCCGAGCGGCTTTCGACGCCGCCGCGCAGTACTTCGCGGACGACCCGCGTCGCGGACGGATCATGTTCCGCGAAACCCTCGCCGACGACACCCTGCGCGCCCATGGAGCCGATGCGCTGCCGACCTTCGTCACGCTGGTCGCCACCCAACTCGCGCCGGAGCGGGCCGAGCGGCTGCGCGCCGACACGGGCCGAATTCCTATGCCGGTCAGCGCGATATCCGGTGCGCTCGTCGCCTTGTTCCTCGATTGGCTCGACGGCGGTGTCGAAAACAACCGTGACGAAGTGGTCGACTATGCGACCCGCCTCACCATCACCATCCTCGATCTCGCCTGA
- a CDS encoding peptide deformylase, producing MTISLPDLVEALLDGVRPLPIVIAGDPVLRNPAAPYDGQLTAAQLDRLVLAMRETMHAAPGVGLAAPQVGIPLRLAVLEDPAEVTDEIRAARVRVPLPFRVLVNPTYEPIGATHATFFEGCLSVPGWQAVVARHARVRLRGQDERGRELDEEVTGWPARIVQHETDHLDGTLYIDSAVTRSLTSTQAMAEHWSQPTPAAAGKALGFDWP from the coding sequence ATGACGATCTCCCTCCCCGACCTGGTCGAGGCCCTGCTCGACGGTGTGCGTCCGCTGCCCATCGTGATCGCGGGCGATCCCGTACTGCGAAATCCGGCCGCACCATACGACGGTCAGCTGACAGCCGCACAGTTGGACCGATTGGTGCTGGCCATGCGCGAAACGATGCATGCCGCGCCAGGTGTGGGATTGGCCGCGCCGCAGGTCGGCATACCGCTGCGGCTCGCGGTGCTGGAGGATCCGGCCGAAGTGACCGACGAGATTCGCGCGGCTCGCGTCCGGGTGCCGCTCCCGTTCCGGGTACTGGTCAACCCGACCTACGAACCCATCGGCGCGACCCACGCCACGTTCTTCGAGGGCTGCCTGAGTGTCCCCGGATGGCAGGCAGTCGTCGCCCGGCATGCGCGGGTGCGGCTGCGCGGTCAGGACGAGCGGGGACGCGAGTTGGACGAGGAGGTGACGGGATGGCCCGCGCGGATCGTGCAGCACGAGACCGACCACCTCGACGGGACGCTCTACATCGATAGCGCTGTCACTCGTTCGCTGACTTCCACACAGGCCATGGCCGAGCACTGGTCCCAGCCGACGCCCGCCGCGGCTGGCAAGGCGCTCGGATTCGACTGGCCCTGA